The Megalops cyprinoides isolate fMegCyp1 chromosome 10, fMegCyp1.pri, whole genome shotgun sequence genome window below encodes:
- the cited4b gene encoding cbp/p300-interacting transactivator 4b, whose translation MAEHLMMSMNHGPSGGGLHAYRMGMNGMQGAPQQHAPQPGMRGLPNGQMMHYGGGPQGGMEAAMRQRPGMVVGLNGQMNGGQMGHHHHQMAGNMMYNGQNQQHHPQQQQQQQHHLHQQHQQQQQGQPQGQYLSGGLTSQQLMASMHLQKLNTQYHGHPLVPVNGNHVGNGPQYRVGSAQLAGMPHMAGPALGLNGMDADLVDEDVLTSLVMELGLDRVQELPELFLGQNEFDFLSDFVSKQQPSTVSC comes from the coding sequence ATGGCCGAACATCTCATGATGTCCATGAACCATGGGCCGTCGGGCGGGGGCCTGCACGCGTACAGGATGGGGATGAACGGCATGCAGGGGGCCCCCCAGCAGCACGCGCCCCAGCCCGGCATGCGCGGCCTCCCCAATGGCCAGATGATGCACTACGGGGGCGGCCCCCAGGGCGGCATGGAGGCCGCCATGAGGCAGCGGCCCGGCATGGTGGTGGGCCTAAACGGCCAGATGAACGGGGGCCAGATGggtcaccaccaccaccagatGGCCGGCAACATGATGTACAATGGCCAGAACCAGCAGCACCatccacaacagcagcagcaacagcagcatcacctGCACCAgcaacaccagcagcagcagcaggggcagccCCAGGGCCAGTACCTGAGCGGGGGGCTCACCTCCCAGCAGCTGATGGCCAGCATGCACTTGCAGAAACTCAACACCCAGTACCACGGACACCCGCTTGTGCCCGTCAACGGGAACCACGTGGGGAACGGGCCCCAGTACCGGGTGGGCTCGGCCCAGCTGGCGGGCATGCCGCATATGGCGGGACCGGCCCTGGGCCTGAACGGCATGGACGCGGACTTGGTGGACGAGGATGTGCTGACGTCGCTGGTGATGGAGCTGGGCCTGGACCGCGTGCAGGAGCTGCCCGAGCTCTTCCTGGGCCAGAACGAGTTCGACTTCCTCTCGGACTTTGTGAGCAAACAGCAGCCGAGCACAGTGAGCTGCTGA